The following nucleotide sequence is from Mucilaginibacter sp. cycad4.
GCCTGGTATGCACGGTTCACCACCCGGTAAAGTAAAGAGTCGCCGGCTGTAGCTTTAACCGCTATGGTAAATTTGCCTGCAATACGAAATTTTCCTTCAGTTTGCCGAAGGTTCATGGGATAGGGCATTACATTCAGCTTTTCGCCTGTGCCCTGCGCTATTGATTTCAATGAAACACAAGCGAGAATTATGATCAATAACCGTTTCATAATGATTTTGGCGTTAAGTCTAATTCAAGATGTTTTAATCCCTTTTCGGTGCACATCCCGCGGATATGGATCATTACCATTTGCTTGAACATGAGGTGCGGATCATGGTTAGCTCCGGATTCCTCCTTATTTCGGGTGATGTATGTATATAGGATATTGATGGCCCGCAAGGACGTATCAGGGTCCAGGCCGTTTAGAAAATATCCTTCCCTTATGCCCTCAACAACCACCGGGACAAGCAACAGGCCTGATTCTTTTGCGATATGTTTTATTGCATTATTCTGTACTTCGGGGTAATAGTAATTGAGATCGTGATAAAATTTACTGCTTACGCCAAAATCCCTTTCCAGCGCAATTGTGAATATCGATTTGATTTTGCTCACAGGATCGGCATTTGTACTGAGAACCTCACGGAAATCCTGAAAAAGCTTACGATATAAAAGGTCAACGCATTCCTGTAATAATTGCTCTTTGTTCTCAAAATATTTATACAACGTTTTCGAAGATATTTTTAGTGACGCGATCAACTTCGGAACGGTTATGTCACGGATGCCCTTTTTCAGGAATTGTTTCAAAGCTGTTTTTACTATCTTCTCTTTCATATTCTGGAAATTTTCCTGTGTATATTATTCAAACATATTGGAAAAAAATTAAATATAAAAATTTTCCAAGGAAAATTTTATTAACGTTATTTTTTCCTTTAGAATAATTCTATATCAGTTTGTTACATTGTTTTAAAAAATAATTATCAGTCAAAAAAAATGCTTTTAAAAAACAACTTTAGGTAAGCGGTTCCATGTCATTATGGAAAACTTTTCCAGGCTTATTTTTTTCCGTAAAGCGAAAGTATCTTATCATAACAGGCACACGAACTAACATCAGTGATGACAAAGCGGAAGTAAACCATGAAAATAGGTATATGCATTTTCTCATGGGTATTTACCTTTTAAAAGGTGATTGTAAGGCCGCCATCAACAACAACAACTGAACCCGTCATATAAGAAGCATCTGGCCCTGATAGGAACCAGGCAACCCCTGCAACTTCCTCCGGTCTGCCTACCCTTTTGAGTGGCAGGTGATCATATTTGATGTAATTATCTTTGAACCATTCCGTTTCAACCTCATTTTTACCATCTTTTTTAACAGACATCGGGGTGTTTACAAATCCGGGGGCTATGGTATTTGCCAATATATTTCGCGGAGCCAGTTCCATTGCCAATGAACGGGTAAACTGGGTGATGGCTGCTTTTGCCATCCCATATGCAGAGCTCCCAAAAGCAACCCTTTCAAAATGAATGGAGGTAACGTGAATGATCCTCCCCCCGTCATTAATCAAGGGAATCAATAAGCGGCAGGATTTTACCGAACCATAAAGCATGACTTGCAGAGATTCGTCCCAGGCAGAAAAATCAGAATCTATAGCCGGATAACTTTGAGAAATACCCACAGTGTTCACTAAGGTATCAAAGGTCAGAAACTCTGCTTTAACGAGTTGCTGCAACCTGATCAGGTCCTTTTCGTCCCGTACATCTACCTTACAAGCTATATGACCTTTACCCTCCAGCCCGTTTACAGTTTCGACACACTCCTGTAAATCATGAGAAGCTACAAGAACACGCCAGCCTTCCCGGGCAAAGCGTTGTGAAGTGGCCTTTCCTATACCCGAAGATCCACCCAGTACAATAATTTTTTTGACCATAGCAAAAGACAGTTTTTTTAATATGTAGCCCTGCCACCTGAGATATCAAACACAAAACCCGTATTAAAGCTCGCTTCATTGGATACGATCCAGGCAGAAATGGATGCGACTTCTTCAACCGTACCGAGGCGGTTCATCGGTATTTTAGAAGTCATATAAGCCAATTGTTCGGGTGCCGTATGTTCGTTCATTGCAGTTTTAATTACAGCTGGTGCCAGGCCGTTCACCGTGATCCCGGTTTGAGCATATTCTTTTCCTACGCCCTTTACAAGGCCAATGACACCAGCTTTCATAGACGAATATCCGGTCATAAACGGATTGCCTTCTTTACCTGCAATTGAAGCCAGTAATAATATACGACCGTAATTATTCTGTTCCATCACCTTCAAGGTATACTTAGTCATAAGAAATGCTCCTCTGAGGTTTATCGCATAGATCCGGTCATATTCCTCAACCGGATAATCGGTGATCCTGGTACTGGTGGGGCCAACAATACCAGCAGAATTTATCATAATATCGATCTTGCCAAAAGTAGCCTTAACAAGTTCAATGGCGTGTTCAACAGCTGGTTCCAATGATATATCAACCTGGTAGCCCTCTGCAATGTAGCCTTTGTCTTTAAGCAGCATCAATGCTTTTTTTAATAGTGTACCATTGATATCAAACAAGGCAAGGCTCCCTCCTTCCGATCCTATGCGTTCGGCAATTGCAAAACCCAATCCCTCAGCCCCACCGGAAATTACAGCAACCTGATTTTCAAATCTTTTCATTTGTATTTATTTAAACCTAAGAATTTTTCACAGTCAAACTGTATAAGTTCAATATCTCCGGGATTTTCCCAGTTAACAATCTATCCGTTTTCAACTTCCCGCACGATAAAGCAGGAAATCAGGCATTTACACAATGTTGTTTCTGGGTACCCAGGCCTTCAATGAAAAGCTCCGCAACATCTCCGGCCAGTAAAAATTGTTGGGGCTTCATTCCGAGACCTACTCCCGGCGGAGTCCCGGTATTGATGAGGTCTCCGGCTTCCAGCGTCATAAACTGTGATAAATAGTGTACCAAATAATAACAGTCAAAAATCATTGTATTCGTATTACCCCGTTGCTTTTCCATGCCGTTTACCTTAAGGGACATTGCTATATTATGGACATTCTCCACTTCGTCCCTGGTAACCAGAAAAGGCCCTAAAGGATTGAAGTTATCACAGGACTTTCCTTTAGTCCATTGTCCTCCCCTTTCCAACTGAAACTCCCGCTCTGACACATCGTGCGAAATGCAAAAACCTGCAACATATGCTTCGGCATCAGCTACCGAAGAAAGATAGCGCGCATCCTTCCCGATTACGATTCCAAGTTCTACTTCCCAGTCTGTTTTCCGGCTATTTTTGGGAATAATGATATCGTCATATGGCCCGACTACAGTGTTCGATCCTTTTTGAAATAATATGGGCTCATCCGGAATAGCCATCCCGCTCTCCCTGGCATGGTCTGAATAATTCAGTCCGATACAAAGTACCTTGCCAGGCCGTGCTACAGGGGCACCCCAGCGGACGTCTTCCGCTATCTCAAGCAGATCGGTACGACCAGATAAGATTTCCCGGAGGTGCACAAGCCCGTCTTTATTGAAAAACGCACTGTCCCAATCATTAAAAAATAATGACAGGTCCAATCGCTTTCCGTTAACAAATACTCCTGGCTTTTCAGATCCTTTATTTCCGTAACGTATTAATTTCATACAATCTAAATATTGTTTTTATAATGAAAAGCTGCGGTTTCCATTCCCCGGAATCCACAATTCCTGACAACAAATAATGAACCGGCCAACGGCTGTTCAATGAGTTGCTTTTCTGACAGGCCAACCCTTGCAGATGTGATATATAAATCATTCAAGTGCGTTCCGCCAAAAGTGCAAGATGTAACATGGGCCACCGGCAATTGAACTGTCAGCAATTTTGCTCCTGTATCCGGGTCCCAGCGGGCAACCTGCGAGCCGCCCCAATGTGCAATCCAAAGCATACCGTCCATATCTATCGTCATACCATCCGGAAAGCCTTCTTTCTCCGGAATTTGTATCGCAACCCTTTTGTTGGCGATATTTCCTGTTTGAATATCGTAGTCGTATGCCACCACCTCAAAAGTCGGGGTATCAATGTAATACATTATCTTATTATCCGGGCTCCAGGCCAGGCCATTAGAGATGCTAACACCTTTGATCTTGACAGTGGCTGACAGGTCATTCTCAATCATGTAAAGACTGCCGGCCCCGGTTTCCTCAGAAAGTGCCATTGTACCAGCCCAAAACCGTCCGACTGCATCACATTTTCCATCGTTAAACCGGTTTCCCGGCAAATGGGCCTCAGGATGATCGATGAGCTTAATTTTCCCGTTTTGCCTATCGATAAAAGCGAACCCGGATTTAAGAGCAGCAAGAAAGCGGCCGTCAGTACAGAGGGCGATAGCACCGATCTTATCTTTAATAGCCATTGTCCGAAAGCCATTATCAGTTAACGAAAATTCATGAATCTCGCCGTTCGGTATGTCTACCCAGCACACCGTGTTCATTTGCGCATCCCAAACGGGGCCTTCACCAAGCAGGCATCGATGCGGGACGACAACCTCATATGCTAAATCTCCGGTCATTATTATTACAGCTATTGGATATATTTAGTTAGTTAAAATTATATTGTGATATAGGGAACATCAATGTGAATCTTTAGCTACTTTACTACCCGAACTACCGCGCAAAAAATCCAAATCTGCCCCTAAATGGGCCCCCTGCACGTGCTGTTGATATAACCTGACGTAGCCGCGTGCTTCAATTTTAATTTCGGTCTTCCGGTTTTTTTTCCTTTCTGCAATCTCATCGTTTGAAAGGTGCAGATGCAATGAGCGTTCATAAACGTCAAGCGTGATCAAATCTCCATTTTGAACTACCCCCAAAGTACCGCCGTCCGCAGTTTCCGGGGAAACATGCAACACAACTGTACCAAATCCGGTACCGCTCATTCTGCCGTCAGAAATCCGAACCATGTCAGTGACACCTTTGGCCAGTAGCTTTGCCGGAAGCCCCATATTACCCACTTCAGGCATTCCGGGATAACCTCTGGGCCCAACATTCTTCAATACCAGCACACTATTTTCGTCCACATCAAGATCGGGGGCGTCTATCCTTTTTTTATAATCATCAATATTTTCGAACACCACTGCTTTACCTGTATGCTTCATCAACGGCGCAGAAGCAGCAGAGGGCTTAATTATTGCCCCACTTTCACATAAGTTACCCTTTAAAACAATAAATCCAGACGAGCGATTAAACGGGTTAGCCATCGTGGTGATAATGTTTTCATCGTAACATTCCGCATGCTTCACGTTTTCAGCGACAGACTTTCCGTTTACGGCAATACAATTCTGGTTTAAGTAAGGTAATAATTCTTTTATAACGACGGGCAACCCGCCGGAATAATAAAGGTCCTCCATGAAGTAATCCCCCGAGGGTTGCAGGTTCGCAATGAGTGGGATATTGGCAGAGA
It contains:
- a CDS encoding TetR/AcrR family transcriptional regulator, with amino-acid sequence MKEKIVKTALKQFLKKGIRDITVPKLIASLKISSKTLYKYFENKEQLLQECVDLLYRKLFQDFREVLSTNADPVSKIKSIFTIALERDFGVSSKFYHDLNYYYPEVQNNAIKHIAKESGLLLVPVVVEGIREGYFLNGLDPDTSLRAINILYTYITRNKEESGANHDPHLMFKQMVMIHIRGMCTEKGLKHLELDLTPKSL
- a CDS encoding SDR family oxidoreductase, with the protein product MVKKIIVLGGSSGIGKATSQRFAREGWRVLVASHDLQECVETVNGLEGKGHIACKVDVRDEKDLIRLQQLVKAEFLTFDTLVNTVGISQSYPAIDSDFSAWDESLQVMLYGSVKSCRLLIPLINDGGRIIHVTSIHFERVAFGSSAYGMAKAAITQFTRSLAMELAPRNILANTIAPGFVNTPMSVKKDGKNEVETEWFKDNYIKYDHLPLKRVGRPEEVAGVAWFLSGPDASYMTGSVVVVDGGLTITF
- a CDS encoding SDR family NAD(P)-dependent oxidoreductase codes for the protein MKRFENQVAVISGGAEGLGFAIAERIGSEGGSLALFDINGTLLKKALMLLKDKGYIAEGYQVDISLEPAVEHAIELVKATFGKIDIMINSAGIVGPTSTRITDYPVEEYDRIYAINLRGAFLMTKYTLKVMEQNNYGRILLLASIAGKEGNPFMTGYSSMKAGVIGLVKGVGKEYAQTGITVNGLAPAVIKTAMNEHTAPEQLAYMTSKIPMNRLGTVEEVASISAWIVSNEASFNTGFVFDISGGRATY
- a CDS encoding fumarylacetoacetate hydrolase family protein, with product MKLIRYGNKGSEKPGVFVNGKRLDLSLFFNDWDSAFFNKDGLVHLREILSGRTDLLEIAEDVRWGAPVARPGKVLCIGLNYSDHARESGMAIPDEPILFQKGSNTVVGPYDDIIIPKNSRKTDWEVELGIVIGKDARYLSSVADAEAYVAGFCISHDVSEREFQLERGGQWTKGKSCDNFNPLGPFLVTRDEVENVHNIAMSLKVNGMEKQRGNTNTMIFDCYYLVHYLSQFMTLEAGDLINTGTPPGVGLGMKPQQFLLAGDVAELFIEGLGTQKQHCVNA
- a CDS encoding SMP-30/gluconolactonase/LRE family protein; the protein is MTGDLAYEVVVPHRCLLGEGPVWDAQMNTVCWVDIPNGEIHEFSLTDNGFRTMAIKDKIGAIALCTDGRFLAALKSGFAFIDRQNGKIKLIDHPEAHLPGNRFNDGKCDAVGRFWAGTMALSEETGAGSLYMIENDLSATVKIKGVSISNGLAWSPDNKIMYYIDTPTFEVVAYDYDIQTGNIANKRVAIQIPEKEGFPDGMTIDMDGMLWIAHWGGSQVARWDPDTGAKLLTVQLPVAHVTSCTFGGTHLNDLYITSARVGLSEKQLIEQPLAGSLFVVRNCGFRGMETAAFHYKNNI